The following proteins are encoded in a genomic region of Chloroflexota bacterium:
- a CDS encoding WecB/TagA/CpsF family glycosyltransferase yields MATEALAVQKTPRHAAGKIVSHPTHPGREARRRIDLGGVLIDRVDTGSAVERIRGFLRSGTLNQIVTVNLDFVAISRRDSYFRETLNKADLAVADGMPLVWVSKLTDEPVPERLTGVELLDECCRVAVETDSSIFLLGAAPGVADEAALTLQERFPGLKIAGVYAPPFGPLTHEENERILATINAAQPEFLFVALGAPQQDIWIRANRDRLDVPVAMGVGCVLDLLAGVVSRAPRWMQHAGLEWLFRLLQEPHRLWRRYILDDMPVLFWLVRQARERSRMAVPAEATP; encoded by the coding sequence ATGGCAACTGAGGCGCTGGCGGTCCAAAAGACGCCTCGGCACGCCGCGGGGAAAATCGTCTCCCATCCGACCCATCCGGGGCGCGAAGCGCGCCGGCGGATCGATCTCGGCGGCGTGCTGATCGACCGTGTGGATACCGGGTCGGCGGTTGAGCGCATTCGGGGCTTCCTGCGGTCAGGCACGCTGAACCAGATCGTCACCGTCAATCTCGACTTCGTCGCGATCTCCCGACGGGACAGCTACTTCCGCGAGACGCTCAACAAGGCCGATCTGGCCGTGGCCGATGGCATGCCGCTGGTCTGGGTCTCCAAGCTGACCGACGAGCCGGTGCCGGAGCGTCTGACGGGCGTCGAGCTGCTGGACGAGTGCTGCCGCGTGGCCGTCGAGACGGACAGCAGCATCTTCCTACTGGGCGCCGCGCCCGGCGTGGCCGACGAGGCCGCCCTGACCTTGCAGGAGCGGTTCCCGGGCCTGAAGATCGCCGGCGTCTACGCGCCGCCGTTCGGCCCGCTCACCCACGAGGAGAACGAGCGCATCCTGGCGACGATCAACGCCGCGCAGCCGGAGTTCCTCTTCGTCGCGCTCGGCGCGCCGCAGCAGGACATCTGGATCCGGGCCAACCGCGACCGGCTCGACGTGCCGGTGGCGATGGGCGTCGGCTGCGTGCTCGACCTGCTGGCGGGCGTCGTGTCGCGCGCGCCGCGCTGGATGCAGCATGCCGGCCTGGAGTGGCTGTTCCGCCTGCTGCAGGAGCCCCACCGGCTCTGGCGGCGGTACATCCTCGACGACATGCCGGTGCTCTTCTGGCTGGTGCGGCAGGCGCGGGAGCGCTCGCGCATGGCGGTCCCGGCGGAGGCAACGCCGTGA
- a CDS encoding ABC transporter permease — protein MSAISVQPGEPPAPGPARPGVGRPGAGRPRPGVTALLPTILLVVVIGVVVLGPLVWAVDPRTQTLTARLQGPSVVYPLGTDALGRDLLARVLHGGRLSLGVSLVITLMCAAIGVGLGSLAASRGGFLDQLLTRLIDILLAFPFLILALVVSGLSGGGINGIVLALGLFGWGTYARLARVETARIRVQPFVESARVLGQTPVRTFLRHVLPNAMPSLLVLAVARYGQTILTIAGLSFLGVGVKPPTPEWGAMLAEALPFLERAPHVLLAPALAVTVSCFAVSLAAESWRRFLDPTSRSSRAFDHR, from the coding sequence GTGAGCGCCATCTCGGTGCAGCCCGGCGAGCCACCCGCCCCAGGTCCGGCCCGGCCGGGCGTCGGGAGGCCGGGCGCCGGGCGGCCCCGCCCAGGCGTCACGGCCCTCCTGCCGACCATCCTCCTGGTTGTGGTGATCGGCGTCGTCGTACTCGGGCCGCTGGTCTGGGCCGTTGACCCGCGCACGCAGACGTTGACGGCCCGCCTCCAGGGCCCGAGCGTCGTCTACCCGCTCGGGACGGACGCCCTGGGGCGGGATCTGCTGGCGCGAGTCCTGCACGGCGGCCGGCTCAGCCTGGGGGTCAGCCTCGTCATCACCCTGATGTGCGCGGCCATCGGCGTCGGGCTCGGGAGCCTCGCCGCGAGCCGTGGCGGCTTCCTCGACCAGCTGCTCACCCGGCTCATCGATATCCTGCTGGCGTTCCCCTTCCTGATCCTGGCGCTGGTGGTGTCCGGGCTGTCTGGCGGTGGCATCAACGGGATCGTGCTGGCGCTGGGGCTGTTCGGCTGGGGAACGTATGCGCGGCTGGCCCGTGTGGAGACGGCCCGCATCCGCGTGCAGCCGTTCGTGGAGTCGGCGCGGGTGCTGGGGCAGACGCCTGTGAGGACGTTCTTGCGCCATGTCCTGCCGAACGCCATGCCGTCGCTGCTGGTGCTGGCGGTGGCCCGCTACGGCCAGACGATCCTGACCATCGCGGGCCTCTCGTTTCTCGGCGTCGGCGTGAAGCCGCCGACGCCCGAATGGGGCGCAATGCTGGCCGAAGCGCTGCCGTTTCTGGAGCGAGCGCCGCACGTCCTGCTGGCGCCGGCCCTCGCCGTGACCGTGTCCTGCTTCGCCGTGAGCCTTGCCGCCGAGAGCTGGCGGCGCTTTCTGGATCCGACGAGCCGGAGCAGCCGCGCCTTCGATCATCGGTAA
- a CDS encoding response regulator transcription factor has translation MKILLVDQDPELLEPISRAFLRGGYDVVSALDGERALDLIPTARPDMVVLELDLPGIDGFEVCRRVRIDNQVPLIVLTTRDDEEDVMRAFRLGVDDFVVKPYSPRLLVARAAAVLRRTGRPARQQRGDHVQAGTLDLDVQSFEVRKDGQQIRLTPLEFRILHILAANKGRVVPYDRLIEYAWGHDGGSPSHLKIRICSIRKKLGLPVSGDVGIKAIVGTGYTLRGL, from the coding sequence ATGAAGATCCTGCTGGTTGATCAGGATCCGGAGCTGCTCGAACCGATCTCGCGGGCCTTCCTGCGCGGCGGCTACGACGTCGTGTCCGCGCTGGACGGCGAGCGAGCGCTCGACCTGATCCCCACGGCCCGCCCGGATATGGTCGTGTTGGAGCTGGACCTGCCGGGCATCGACGGCTTCGAGGTCTGCCGGCGCGTCCGTATCGACAACCAGGTGCCGCTGATCGTCCTGACCACCCGCGACGACGAAGAGGACGTGATGCGCGCCTTCCGCCTGGGTGTGGATGACTTCGTCGTGAAGCCGTACAGCCCCCGGCTGCTGGTGGCTCGCGCAGCGGCGGTGCTGCGGCGCACGGGCCGGCCCGCCAGGCAGCAGCGCGGCGACCACGTCCAGGCCGGCACGCTCGACCTGGACGTGCAGAGCTTCGAGGTGCGGAAGGACGGCCAGCAGATCCGCCTGACGCCGCTGGAGTTCCGCATCCTCCACATCCTGGCAGCCAACAAGGGGCGGGTGGTCCCGTACGATCGCCTGATCGAGTACGCCTGGGGGCACGACGGCGGCAGCCCCTCGCACTTGAAGATCCGCATTTGCAGCATCCGGAAGAAGCTCGGCCTGCCGGTCAGCGGCGATGTTGGGATCAAGGCTATCGTCGGCACGGGGTACACGCTGCGCGGTTTGTGA
- a CDS encoding GNAT family N-acetyltransferase produces the protein MLRIFQDDYGYGYRPEWHWDYDDLQGVYLDNPRHTLLLALEDDTGELIGMGGVRSGGPTADTLPVWLRERYQPPERTAQIVRVFVAAGQRRRGVARRLVDALRAFVREAGGYERVCLHTEQAVAFWQAMGCRVVYDGRTGTPPAGSVHFELDAD, from the coding sequence ATGCTGCGGATCTTCCAGGACGATTATGGGTACGGCTACCGGCCCGAATGGCACTGGGACTACGACGATCTGCAGGGCGTCTACCTGGACAACCCACGCCACACGCTGCTGCTGGCGCTGGAAGACGACACCGGCGAGCTGATCGGCATGGGCGGTGTGCGGTCGGGCGGGCCAACCGCCGACACGCTGCCGGTCTGGCTCCGCGAGCGCTATCAGCCCCCGGAGCGGACGGCGCAGATCGTGCGAGTCTTCGTGGCGGCCGGGCAGCGGCGGCGCGGGGTCGCACGCCGGCTCGTGGACGCCCTCCGCGCGTTCGTGCGGGAGGCCGGCGGCTACGAACGCGTCTGCCTGCACACCGAGCAGGCCGTCGCGTTCTGGCAGGCGATGGGCTGCCGCGTCGTGTACGACGGCCGCACGGGCACGCCGCCAGCAGGCTCCGTCCACTTCGAGCTGGACGCGGACTGA
- a CDS encoding sugar transferase, with translation MSTLDVPASRQGWSSPTAWVGRRLPLLAGAAVMAGDALLVVGAFLLAYWVRFIVPDLEAAALGLDEYVRLGALVSLVAVVLFALHEFYDLDRPRSWLTRFQMIVSTVSTALVLTVAMSFFLGDLRFSRLWFAAGWAFSVIGLVGWRWLAVSGYAAARDAVVPARKVLIVGANVAGRDLARELATSCQVVGYVDNGSDLEDAEAHELSLIGPIASLDRLVQQYGVDEIVVALPPSRREQLGRIVARGFGRPVQVKFAADLGEPLPERFALHRHGGRSFIGFAPVAPVSWLKRAFDLVFGTLAVIGLAPVMAAIAILIRLDSPGPIFYGQERVGKDGVRFTMLKFRSMRQDADRLLEELRAQNEASGPLFKMRNDPRVTKIGRVLRRTSLDELPQLFNVLLGQMSLVGPRPPVPSEVAQYEDWQFGRLRAVPGMTGLWQVSGRSDVPFHDMVRLDLHYIRNWSLWWDLEIILRTIPAVIGKSGAY, from the coding sequence ATGTCCACGCTTGATGTGCCCGCCAGCCGGCAAGGCTGGTCCTCTCCCACGGCCTGGGTTGGCCGCCGCCTGCCGTTATTGGCGGGAGCCGCGGTCATGGCCGGCGACGCCCTGCTGGTCGTCGGGGCGTTCTTGCTGGCCTACTGGGTCCGCTTCATCGTGCCGGACCTGGAGGCTGCCGCGCTCGGCCTGGACGAGTACGTCCGGCTGGGCGCGCTGGTCAGCCTGGTCGCCGTCGTCCTGTTCGCCCTCCACGAGTTCTACGACCTGGACCGCCCGCGCTCCTGGCTGACGCGGTTCCAGATGATCGTCTCGACGGTCTCGACGGCCCTGGTGCTGACGGTGGCGATGTCGTTCTTCCTGGGCGATCTTCGCTTTTCGCGGCTCTGGTTCGCGGCCGGTTGGGCCTTCTCGGTGATCGGGCTGGTCGGCTGGCGCTGGCTGGCCGTCAGCGGCTACGCGGCGGCCCGCGACGCAGTCGTGCCGGCCCGCAAGGTGCTGATCGTCGGGGCGAACGTGGCCGGGCGCGATCTGGCCCGCGAGCTGGCGACCTCCTGTCAGGTGGTCGGGTACGTGGACAACGGCTCCGACCTGGAGGACGCCGAGGCCCACGAGCTCTCGCTGATCGGGCCAATCGCCAGCCTCGACCGGCTGGTGCAACAGTACGGCGTCGACGAGATCGTCGTGGCGCTGCCGCCCAGCCGTCGCGAGCAGCTCGGCCGGATCGTGGCGCGCGGCTTCGGGCGGCCGGTTCAGGTGAAGTTCGCGGCGGACCTCGGCGAGCCGCTCCCGGAGCGGTTCGCGCTGCACCGCCACGGCGGGCGCTCGTTCATCGGGTTTGCGCCGGTGGCCCCCGTCTCCTGGCTCAAGCGCGCCTTCGACCTCGTGTTCGGGACGCTGGCGGTGATCGGCCTCGCGCCGGTCATGGCGGCCATCGCCATCTTGATCCGCCTCGACTCGCCCGGCCCGATCTTCTACGGACAGGAGCGGGTGGGCAAGGACGGCGTCCGCTTCACGATGCTGAAATTCCGCTCGATGCGCCAGGACGCCGACCGGCTCCTGGAGGAGCTGCGCGCCCAGAACGAGGCGTCGGGGCCGCTGTTCAAGATGCGGAACGACCCGCGCGTCACGAAGATCGGGCGGGTGCTGCGCCGCACGAGCCTGGACGAGCTGCCGCAGCTGTTCAACGTGCTGCTGGGGCAGATGAGCCTGGTGGGGCCGCGCCCACCCGTCCCCAGCGAGGTGGCCCAGTACGAGGACTGGCAGTTCGGGCGGCTGCGGGCGGTCCCGGGCATGACGGGCCTCTGGCAGGTGAGCGGCCGGAGCGACGTGCCGTTCCACGACATGGTGCGCCTGGACCTGCACTACATCCGCAACTGGTCGCTGTGGTGGGATCTGGAGATCATCCTGCGGACGATCCCGGCGGTGATCGGCAAGAGCGGGGCGTACTGA
- a CDS encoding glycosyltransferase: MAGSPVRLVMRAVRTALALAAGGLAALTGYLLLLTGAALWARLMGVSGPPEGGQRRRFAILAPAHDEESTIGRLLASTAALDYPRSRYDVVVVADNCTDRTAEIARAAGAQVEERSDNAHRGKGYALRWVLARLRERGARYDAYVVIDADTVVAPDLLTRMDAHFEAGSAVVQVYYTVLNADESPLAALRYAALAALHYVRPLGRRQLGLSCGLKGNGMGFLAEVLEQHGWEWFTLAEDVEFHLALVADGLRVDFIPETTVLADMPVTFAQAESQNERWERGRVEMLRERGLGLLLAGLRQRDPVRLDAIAEQLIPPLSVPVVLAGALTGAGLLCRSRLAAGLGLFSLGGQLAYVLTGLVLVGAPWRVYRALAYAPTYVGWKVWLYARSLAARGSGPWIRTARS; this comes from the coding sequence GTGGCAGGATCGCCAGTGCGTCTCGTGATGCGTGCCGTACGCACAGCGCTCGCCCTGGCGGCCGGCGGGCTGGCCGCCCTGACGGGCTATCTGCTGCTGCTGACCGGCGCGGCGCTCTGGGCGCGGCTCATGGGCGTCAGCGGGCCGCCTGAAGGGGGCCAGCGGCGGCGCTTCGCCATCCTGGCGCCGGCCCACGACGAGGAGTCCACCATCGGGCGGCTGCTGGCGAGCACGGCGGCCCTCGACTATCCCAGGTCACGCTACGACGTGGTCGTGGTGGCGGACAACTGCACCGACCGCACGGCGGAGATCGCACGGGCGGCCGGAGCACAGGTCGAGGAACGCTCCGACAACGCCCACCGGGGCAAGGGGTACGCGCTGCGCTGGGTGCTGGCCCGCCTCCGCGAGCGCGGCGCACGCTACGACGCCTACGTGGTGATCGACGCCGATACCGTCGTCGCGCCGGACCTGCTGACACGGATGGATGCCCATTTCGAAGCCGGCAGCGCCGTCGTCCAGGTCTACTACACGGTCCTCAACGCGGACGAGTCGCCGCTGGCGGCGCTGCGGTACGCCGCGCTGGCCGCCTTGCACTATGTTCGCCCGCTCGGCCGTCGTCAGCTCGGGCTGTCCTGCGGCCTGAAGGGCAACGGCATGGGTTTCCTGGCCGAGGTGCTGGAGCAGCACGGCTGGGAGTGGTTCACGCTGGCCGAGGATGTCGAGTTCCACCTGGCGCTGGTCGCGGACGGGCTGCGGGTGGACTTCATCCCCGAGACGACGGTCCTGGCCGACATGCCGGTCACGTTCGCGCAAGCCGAAAGCCAGAACGAGCGCTGGGAGCGCGGCCGGGTCGAGATGCTGCGCGAGCGCGGCCTGGGGCTGCTGCTGGCCGGCCTGCGCCAGCGCGATCCGGTCCGCCTGGACGCCATCGCCGAGCAGTTGATCCCGCCGCTCTCGGTGCCGGTGGTGCTGGCCGGGGCGCTGACCGGGGCCGGGCTGCTGTGCCGCTCGCGGCTGGCCGCCGGGCTGGGGCTGTTCAGCCTGGGCGGCCAGCTTGCCTATGTCCTGACCGGGCTGGTGCTGGTCGGCGCGCCGTGGCGGGTGTATCGCGCCCTCGCCTACGCCCCGACCTATGTCGGCTGGAAGGTGTGGCTGTACGCGCGCTCGCTGGCGGCGCGGGGGTCCGGTCCGTGGATCAGGACGGCCCGGAGCTAA
- a CDS encoding nucleotidyltransferase family protein, with translation MPISPEARFITRCVREPDTLLPRELQQCVRAVGDWQTVAELAARHGVSGYVRQAITRDRLDVPVFVADGLRTAALAQIAHVARLNVALGQLSEAFSAARVPFILLKGPVLSQLVYREPTLRPYSDLDLNVREPDEAAAVQAILSVGLGEVPHGAEVERQTHAHHVHGGTAFHRVFLGPRGTPSEGVMVELHLDPLQMGLRTTHEGLRWERAQPLPSQPGVQMLSLEDQIIQLSVHVHKHGFNRLIWLKDIDLLVRRYGATLDWDAVKADAQAEGVEGSVWYTLWLASTVFLAPVPPGVLQMLAPTAPVRLLYRQVWPPEGVANLEGHMRRRAVQFLAADSWRGMLPNLVLMGRRRTRARAILSAVFRR, from the coding sequence ATGCCGATCAGCCCGGAAGCCCGGTTCATCACCCGCTGTGTCCGCGAGCCTGACACCCTGCTGCCGCGGGAGCTGCAGCAGTGCGTTCGCGCCGTCGGCGACTGGCAGACGGTCGCCGAGCTGGCCGCCCGCCACGGCGTCTCCGGCTACGTCCGCCAGGCGATCACCCGCGACCGACTGGACGTGCCGGTCTTCGTGGCAGACGGCCTGCGGACCGCCGCCCTGGCGCAGATCGCCCACGTCGCCCGGCTGAACGTGGCCCTCGGGCAGTTGTCCGAGGCGTTCTCGGCGGCCAGGGTGCCGTTCATCCTGCTGAAAGGCCCCGTCCTCTCCCAGCTGGTGTATCGCGAGCCGACCCTCCGGCCGTACTCAGACCTGGACTTGAACGTCCGCGAGCCTGACGAAGCTGCCGCCGTCCAGGCGATCCTCAGCGTCGGGCTGGGGGAGGTGCCGCACGGCGCAGAGGTCGAGCGGCAGACGCACGCGCACCATGTGCACGGCGGCACGGCGTTCCACCGGGTCTTCCTGGGGCCGCGCGGCACCCCCAGTGAGGGTGTGATGGTCGAGCTGCACCTCGACCCGCTCCAGATGGGCCTCCGCACGACCCACGAGGGCTTACGCTGGGAGCGCGCGCAGCCCTTGCCGAGCCAGCCTGGCGTGCAGATGCTCAGCCTCGAAGATCAGATCATCCAGCTGTCCGTCCACGTCCACAAGCACGGCTTCAACCGGCTGATCTGGCTCAAAGATATCGACCTGCTGGTGCGGCGCTACGGCGCGACGCTCGACTGGGATGCCGTCAAGGCCGACGCCCAGGCCGAGGGCGTGGAGGGCTCCGTCTGGTATACGCTCTGGCTGGCCTCGACCGTCTTTCTGGCGCCGGTGCCGCCGGGCGTGCTGCAGATGCTCGCGCCGACAGCCCCCGTCAGGCTGCTCTACCGGCAGGTCTGGCCGCCCGAAGGAGTCGCGAATCTCGAAGGGCACATGCGGCGGCGGGCGGTACAGTTTCTTGCAGCCGACTCGTGGCGCGGGATGCTCCCGAATCTCGTGCTGATGGGCCGACGGCGGACGCGAGCACGGGCCATCTTGAGCGCCGTGTTCCGCCGATGA
- a CDS encoding glycosyltransferase family 4 protein, which translates to MTRTLFVVSANLPDGIPPQGDGPKKDYAAIAERLGADLLDWSAARGNPVLRLLSKVAGRSATQALLAFLRRRHYDVILTDGEHIGIPLALLLKLASSKKAHVTIGHRLSTSKKRPFFKWLRVQTHMSAVVLHSRFQYDLALDELGFSKEQLALLPYQVDPDFWHPMDVPEERLVTSAGLEYRDYPTLFQAVDGLDVKLVVGASSHWSKRRNTALDAPRPANVEVSSFNYRELRDLFARAAIVAVPVDDVDFQAGVTTILEAMAMGKPVIVTHTYGQTDVIHDRRLVTRGNGNGGEDRDRPISLLHDFAEEEGVPLEPNGFYVPPKDPGALHRAIAFLLENPEHRRQLGEAGRRTVEHLMSVNQFAERIARVIELVRTPQQGRPPLSIVPTADPLTARSRGRQVS; encoded by the coding sequence ATGACCAGAACCCTCTTCGTGGTCAGCGCGAACCTGCCAGACGGTATTCCACCCCAGGGCGACGGTCCCAAAAAGGACTATGCCGCCATCGCCGAGCGGCTCGGGGCGGACCTCCTGGACTGGTCCGCTGCCAGAGGCAACCCGGTCCTGCGCCTGCTCTCGAAGGTCGCCGGCCGCTCGGCGACGCAGGCCCTGCTCGCCTTCCTCCGTCGCCGCCACTACGACGTGATCCTGACTGACGGCGAGCACATCGGCATCCCGCTGGCGCTGCTCCTGAAGCTGGCCTCATCGAAGAAGGCGCACGTCACCATCGGCCACCGACTCTCAACATCCAAGAAGCGCCCGTTCTTCAAGTGGCTGCGCGTCCAGACGCACATGAGCGCCGTCGTGCTGCACTCGCGGTTCCAGTACGACCTGGCCCTGGACGAGCTTGGCTTCTCGAAGGAGCAGTTGGCGCTCCTGCCGTATCAGGTCGATCCCGACTTCTGGCATCCGATGGATGTGCCGGAGGAGCGGCTCGTCACCAGCGCCGGGCTGGAGTATCGCGACTACCCGACGCTCTTCCAGGCGGTTGACGGTCTGGACGTGAAGCTGGTCGTCGGAGCGTCAAGCCACTGGTCGAAGCGGCGGAACACGGCCCTGGACGCGCCGCGCCCGGCCAACGTCGAGGTGAGCAGCTTCAACTACCGCGAACTGCGGGATCTTTTCGCGCGGGCGGCCATCGTGGCGGTCCCCGTGGACGACGTGGACTTCCAGGCCGGCGTGACGACGATCCTCGAAGCGATGGCGATGGGCAAGCCGGTCATCGTGACCCACACCTACGGCCAGACGGACGTGATCCATGACCGCCGCCTGGTGACGCGTGGCAACGGCAACGGCGGGGAGGACCGCGACCGCCCGATCAGCCTGCTGCACGATTTCGCGGAAGAAGAGGGCGTGCCGCTGGAGCCGAACGGCTTCTACGTCCCGCCGAAGGATCCGGGCGCGCTCCACCGCGCCATCGCGTTCCTGCTGGAGAACCCGGAGCACCGCAGGCAGCTCGGGGAGGCCGGCCGCCGGACCGTCGAGCACCTGATGTCGGTGAACCAGTTTGCCGAGCGCATCGCACGGGTGATCGAGCTGGTACGGACGCCGCAGCAGGGCCGGCCGCCACTCTCAATCGTCCCGACGGCCGACCCGCTCACAGCCAGGTCGCGCGGTCGTCAGGTATCCTGA
- a CDS encoding methyltransferase domain-containing protein: MTASTVTGINWQGWLARWDAQQQGYLPDREERFAIMLDVLDMQLRPDFVALDLACGPGSISQRIVGRFPAAQTVALDTDPVLLALGAGALGTLDGRVTWLKDDLNDPRWIERLQAALAGQPLDAVLSSTALHWLAGDALARVYRQLGSLMAPGSVLMNADNMPFGPALPGFQRMAEQVKQREQQAAFAAPDAEDWATWWQHLEREPALTGLFAEREARFATRDRSWIRPGYDFQVGALQEAGFREVGTFWQRRDNRVLLAIK, encoded by the coding sequence ATGACCGCATCCACCGTGACCGGTATCAACTGGCAGGGCTGGCTCGCCCGTTGGGACGCCCAGCAGCAGGGCTACCTGCCGGACCGCGAGGAGCGCTTCGCGATCATGCTGGACGTGCTGGACATGCAGCTTCGACCGGACTTCGTGGCGCTGGATCTGGCCTGCGGTCCCGGCTCCATCTCCCAGCGGATCGTCGGGCGGTTCCCCGCCGCGCAGACCGTGGCGCTGGACACGGACCCGGTCCTGCTGGCGCTCGGGGCGGGGGCGCTCGGGACGCTGGACGGCCGGGTCACCTGGCTGAAGGACGACCTGAACGACCCGCGCTGGATCGAGCGACTCCAGGCCGCACTGGCCGGCCAGCCGCTGGACGCCGTCCTCAGCTCAACGGCCCTGCACTGGCTGGCGGGCGATGCGCTGGCGCGGGTGTATCGCCAGCTTGGCAGCCTGATGGCCCCGGGCAGCGTGCTGATGAACGCCGACAACATGCCGTTCGGGCCGGCCCTGCCCGGCTTCCAGCGGATGGCCGAGCAGGTGAAGCAACGCGAGCAGCAGGCGGCGTTCGCGGCCCCCGACGCCGAGGACTGGGCGACGTGGTGGCAGCATCTCGAACGGGAACCCGCGCTGACTGGCCTGTTCGCCGAGCGCGAGGCCCGCTTCGCCACCCGCGACCGCTCGTGGATCCGCCCAGGCTACGACTTCCAGGTCGGCGCGCTCCAGGAGGCCGGCTTCCGGGAGGTCGGCACGTTCTGGCAGCGCCGCGACAATCGCGTGCTGCTGGCGATCAAGTGA